A stretch of the Notamacropus eugenii isolate mMacEug1 chromosome 2, mMacEug1.pri_v2, whole genome shotgun sequence genome encodes the following:
- the LOC140525517 gene encoding butyrophilin subfamily 2 member A2-like isoform X1, which yields MVLLSSLEIMNMACFRDHSVLSGLVAVFFLQLFTMISAHFTVVAHAEPLLAMVGEDAVLHCQLFPKKSAEQMEVRWFRSQFSPAVYVYKDGKEREEEQMREYQGRTTFMRDNIRDGKVALKIHNVTAFENGRYHCYFQEGRSYEEAFIDLKVASMGSDPFIKITGYEYGWIQLECTSAGWYPQPWAEWRNLVEETIPSLEESLAPSEDGLFVVTLSVIITDHTVTSVFCSIQNLLLSQELLTMMSIPETVWVSTSMPSGSPSKLPDPTTSASEKVSTWMVVLTVTLPVLGLFIASTIYFIWKQHRRKKTLFIEQETECEEKEREFDKMGQEHMGKEREYNLTGWKRTQLHAADVTLDGNTAHPELYLSWDLRSVMRGDTRQDLPDNPERFDCRPCVLGYESFTSGRHYWEVEVADVMVWALGVCRENSERKGEALLIPQNGFWVIELFGNRYQALNSPDILLPLPKHLHRVGIFLDYEAGDVSFYNMIDRSHIYTCPRTSFSGPLRPFFRLGSDDNPLVICPAFTGAEGVTVPESGLILYRRLH from the exons ATGGTGTTATTGTCTTCtctagaaattatgaatatggcCTGTTTCCGAGACCATTCTGTGCTAAGTGGTCTTGTAGCTGTCTTCTTCCTTCAGCTGTTCACGATGATCTCAG CTCATTTTACTGTGGTTGCACATGCTGAGCCTCTGCTGGCCATGGTAGGAGAAGATGCCGTGTTACATTGTCAGCTCTTTCCCAAGAAAAGTGCTGAGCAAATGGAGGTAAGGTGGTTTCGTTCTCAGTTCTCTCCAGCCGTTTACGTGTATAAAGacgggaaagaaagagaggaagaacagatgagagaatatcaaggaagaacaacatttatgagagataatatcagagatggaaaggTTGCTCTGAAAATACACAATGTCACAGCTTTTGAAAATGGAAGATATCACTGCTATTTCCAAGAAGGCAGATCATATGAAGAGGCCTTTATAGACTTGAAAGTGGCAA GTATGGGCTCAGATCCCTTCATTAAAATTACAGGTTATGAATATGGATGGATACAACTAGAATGTACATCAGCTGGATGGTACCCACAGCCTTGGGCAGAGTGGCGAAATCTTGTAGAAGAAACAATTCCATCTCTGGAGGAAAGTCTGGCTCCCAGTGAAGATGGGTTGTTTGTTGTGACGTTGTCTGTGATTATCACAGATCACACAGTGACTAGTGTGTTCTGTTCCATTCAGAACCTTCTTCTCAGCCAGGAGTTGTTGACAATGATGTCTATACCAG AAACTGTTTGGGTCTCAACTTCCATGCCTTCTGGGAGCCCTTCCAAGCTCCCAGACCCAACAACTTCTGCATCTGAAAAGGTCTCTACCTGGATGGTTGTTCTCACTGTGACCTTGCCTGTTCTTGGACTTTTTATCGCTTCTACTATTTATTTCATATGGAAACAACACAGAAGGAAAAAGACATTATTTATAGAACAAGAAACTGAAtgtgaagaaaaagagagagaattcgATAAAATGGGGCAAGAACatatgggaaaagagagagaatacaacctgacag GATGGAAAAGGACCCAGTTACATGCTG CTGATGTGACTCTGGATGGAAACACAGCTCATCCTGAACTCTACCTCTCTTGGGATTTGAGAAGTGTGATGAGAGGGGACACACGACAAGATCTACCTGACAACCCTGAGAGATTTGACTGTAGACCCTGTGTTCTTGGCTATGAGAGCTTCACCTCAGGGAGACATTACTGGGAAGTGGAGGTAGCAGATGTCATGGTGTGGGCCCTTGGAGTCTGCAGAGAAAACTCTGAGCGAAAGGGAGAGGCCCTACTGATACCTCAAAATGGATTCTGGGTTATTGAGTTATTTGGAAATAGATACCAGGCCCTTAACTCCCCTGATATTCTCCTCCCTTTGCCTAAGCACCTCCACCGAGTGGGAATTTTCTTGGACTATGAGGCTGGAGATGTCTCTTTCTACAATATGATTGACAGATCCCACATCTATACTTGCCCTCGCACCTCTTTCTCTGGACCCCTCAGGCCTTTCTTCAGGCTTGGGTCTGATGACAACCCCTTGGTCATTTGCCCAGCATTCACTGGAGCTGAGGGAGTCACTGTCCCAGAGAGCGGCCTAATCCTTTATAGGAGACTCCACTGA
- the LOC140525552 gene encoding histone H2B type 2-E-like: MPEPAKSAPAPKKGSKKAVTKAQKKDGKKRKRNRKESYSIYVYKVLKQVHPDTGISSKAMGIMNSFVNDIFERIAGEASRLAHYNKRSTITSREIQTAVRLLLPGELAKHAVSEGTKAVTKYTSSK; encoded by the coding sequence ATGCCTGAGCCAGCCAAGTCCGCTCCCGCCCCGAAAAAGGGCTCTAAGAAAGCCGTAACCAAGGCACAGAAAAAGGATGGCAAGAAGCGCAAGAGAAACCGCAAGGAGAGCTACTCCATCTACGTGTACAAGGTGCTGAAGCAGGTCCACCCCGACACCGGCATCTCGTCCAAGGCCATGGGCATCATGAACTCCTTCGTCAACGACATCTTCGAGCGCATCGCCGGCGAGGCGTCCCGCCTGGCGCATTACAACAAGCGCTCCACCATCACGTCCCGGGAGATCCAGACGGCCGTGCGCCTGCTGCTGCCCGGGGAGCTGGCCAAGCACGCCGTGTCCGAGGGCACCAAGGCCGTCACCAAGTACACCAGCTCCAAGTAG
- the LOC140525517 gene encoding butyrophilin subfamily 2 member A2-like isoform X2, with protein MNMACFRDHSVLSGLVAVFFLQLFTMISAHFTVVAHAEPLLAMVGEDAVLHCQLFPKKSAEQMEVRWFRSQFSPAVYVYKDGKEREEEQMREYQGRTTFMRDNIRDGKVALKIHNVTAFENGRYHCYFQEGRSYEEAFIDLKVASMGSDPFIKITGYEYGWIQLECTSAGWYPQPWAEWRNLVEETIPSLEESLAPSEDGLFVVTLSVIITDHTVTSVFCSIQNLLLSQELLTMMSIPETVWVSTSMPSGSPSKLPDPTTSASEKVSTWMVVLTVTLPVLGLFIASTIYFIWKQHRRKKTLFIEQETECEEKEREFDKMGQEHMGKEREYNLTGWKRTQLHAADVTLDGNTAHPELYLSWDLRSVMRGDTRQDLPDNPERFDCRPCVLGYESFTSGRHYWEVEVADVMVWALGVCRENSERKGEALLIPQNGFWVIELFGNRYQALNSPDILLPLPKHLHRVGIFLDYEAGDVSFYNMIDRSHIYTCPRTSFSGPLRPFFRLGSDDNPLVICPAFTGAEGVTVPESGLILYRRLH; from the exons atgaatatggcCTGTTTCCGAGACCATTCTGTGCTAAGTGGTCTTGTAGCTGTCTTCTTCCTTCAGCTGTTCACGATGATCTCAG CTCATTTTACTGTGGTTGCACATGCTGAGCCTCTGCTGGCCATGGTAGGAGAAGATGCCGTGTTACATTGTCAGCTCTTTCCCAAGAAAAGTGCTGAGCAAATGGAGGTAAGGTGGTTTCGTTCTCAGTTCTCTCCAGCCGTTTACGTGTATAAAGacgggaaagaaagagaggaagaacagatgagagaatatcaaggaagaacaacatttatgagagataatatcagagatggaaaggTTGCTCTGAAAATACACAATGTCACAGCTTTTGAAAATGGAAGATATCACTGCTATTTCCAAGAAGGCAGATCATATGAAGAGGCCTTTATAGACTTGAAAGTGGCAA GTATGGGCTCAGATCCCTTCATTAAAATTACAGGTTATGAATATGGATGGATACAACTAGAATGTACATCAGCTGGATGGTACCCACAGCCTTGGGCAGAGTGGCGAAATCTTGTAGAAGAAACAATTCCATCTCTGGAGGAAAGTCTGGCTCCCAGTGAAGATGGGTTGTTTGTTGTGACGTTGTCTGTGATTATCACAGATCACACAGTGACTAGTGTGTTCTGTTCCATTCAGAACCTTCTTCTCAGCCAGGAGTTGTTGACAATGATGTCTATACCAG AAACTGTTTGGGTCTCAACTTCCATGCCTTCTGGGAGCCCTTCCAAGCTCCCAGACCCAACAACTTCTGCATCTGAAAAGGTCTCTACCTGGATGGTTGTTCTCACTGTGACCTTGCCTGTTCTTGGACTTTTTATCGCTTCTACTATTTATTTCATATGGAAACAACACAGAAGGAAAAAGACATTATTTATAGAACAAGAAACTGAAtgtgaagaaaaagagagagaattcgATAAAATGGGGCAAGAACatatgggaaaagagagagaatacaacctgacag GATGGAAAAGGACCCAGTTACATGCTG CTGATGTGACTCTGGATGGAAACACAGCTCATCCTGAACTCTACCTCTCTTGGGATTTGAGAAGTGTGATGAGAGGGGACACACGACAAGATCTACCTGACAACCCTGAGAGATTTGACTGTAGACCCTGTGTTCTTGGCTATGAGAGCTTCACCTCAGGGAGACATTACTGGGAAGTGGAGGTAGCAGATGTCATGGTGTGGGCCCTTGGAGTCTGCAGAGAAAACTCTGAGCGAAAGGGAGAGGCCCTACTGATACCTCAAAATGGATTCTGGGTTATTGAGTTATTTGGAAATAGATACCAGGCCCTTAACTCCCCTGATATTCTCCTCCCTTTGCCTAAGCACCTCCACCGAGTGGGAATTTTCTTGGACTATGAGGCTGGAGATGTCTCTTTCTACAATATGATTGACAGATCCCACATCTATACTTGCCCTCGCACCTCTTTCTCTGGACCCCTCAGGCCTTTCTTCAGGCTTGGGTCTGATGACAACCCCTTGGTCATTTGCCCAGCATTCACTGGAGCTGAGGGAGTCACTGTCCCAGAGAGCGGCCTAATCCTTTATAGGAGACTCCACTGA